In a single window of the Montipora capricornis isolate CH-2021 chromosome 11, ASM3666992v2, whole genome shotgun sequence genome:
- the LOC138024908 gene encoding NIPA-like protein 2, producing the protein MQSFDATVVVPTNFVLFTIISGIVLYREFYGLTFLEIFMFLFGCVLSFVGVYYITSERKQEESDEQLLLTNADLFPGFLSLSSSKLIAVQPSNVAATSHVDYPMLPSKPSYESTAETEQALGET; encoded by the exons ATGCAGTCATTTGATGCAACTGTTGTTGTTCctacaaattttgttttgttcaccaTTATAAGTG GTATTGTTTTATATAGAGAATTCTATGGGCTTACATTCCTAGAAATATTTATGTTTCTCTTTGG ATGTGTTTTGTCATTTGTTGGTGTGTATTACATCACATCAGAAAGGAAACAGGAAGAATCTGATGAACAGTTGTTGCTCACTAATGCTGACTTATTCCCTG GATTCCTTTCTTTATCCTCATCTAAACTGATTGCTGTGCAGCCCAGCAACGTGGCAGCGACATCTCATGTAGATTATCCGATGCTGCCTAGCAAACCTTCATATGAGTCAACCGCTGAAACTGAGCAAGCTCTAGGAGAAACATGA
- the LOC138024903 gene encoding nuclear apoptosis-inducing factor 1-like isoform X1 — MAENKRNRKPNFTAAECAVIFEEAEQNIEIIKSKFTSTLTNKNKTKVWEDITAKVNSLGVCSRSVFEVKEKWRGMVGAAKKEFVKFGASQRKTGGGEKPASPKSSSKKIIELFGEDPSFSGIQGGLESAVPAVPVSVLDTPSLWLTEQEISGAEAGESDVSVPAEIALPPTCLAAQLQVPIIVDGNSYKQAPSLSSSHQDCQLGLPNKTAASKKRKRECMEDKIHEMHLIVLTKESKKLDMEMENLLLKKEKLQVEIKKLK, encoded by the exons ATGGCTGAAAATAAGAGAAACCGGAAACCGAACTTTACGGCTGCTGAATGCGCGGTAATCTTTGAAGAAGCggaacaaaacattgaaataatcaaaagtaAATTTACCTCCACACTAAcgaacaaaaacaagacaaaagtgTGGGAAGATATCACGGCAAAAGTAAATTCCTTGGGTGTCTGCTCACGAAGTGTTTTTGAAGTCAAGGAGAAATGGCGAGGGATGGTCGGTGCTGCCAAAAAAGAATTTGTTAAGTTCGGAGCTTCGCAAAGAAAAACCGGTGGAGGAGAGAAGCCTGCTTCCCCAAAAAGCTCCTCGAAAAAGATAATCGAACTTTTCGGAGAGGACCCCTCATTTTCTGGGATTCAGGGCGGTCTCGAATCAG CAGTACCAGCAGTTCCAGTCAGTGTGCTGGACACCCCAAGTTTGTGGCTTACAGAACAAGAGATCAGTGGGGCTGAAGCAGGGGAGAGTGATGTGAGTGTACCTGCTGAGATAGCATTACCACCAACATGCCTGGCAGCCCAATTGCAAGTACCAATTATTGTTGATGGCAATTCTTACAAGCAGGCCCCTTCACTATCCAGCTCCCATCAGGACTGCCAACTTGGTTTGCCAAACAAGACTGCAGCAAGTAAAAAAAGGAAGAGGGAGTGCATGGAAGATAAGATCCATGAAATGCACTTGATTGTTCTCACCAAGGAAAGTAAGAAACTAGATATGGAAATGGAGAACTTacttttgaagaaagaaaagctGCAggtggaaattaaaaaattaaagtaa
- the LOC138024903 gene encoding nuclear apoptosis-inducing factor 1-like isoform X2 — MAENKRNRKPNFTAAECAVIFEEAEQNIEIIKSKFTSTLTNKNKTKVWEDITAKVNSLGVCSRSVFEVKEKWRGMVGAAKKEFVKFGASQRKTGGGEKPASPKSSSKKIIELFGEDPSFSGIQGGLESVPAVPVSVLDTPSLWLTEQEISGAEAGESDVSVPAEIALPPTCLAAQLQVPIIVDGNSYKQAPSLSSSHQDCQLGLPNKTAASKKRKRECMEDKIHEMHLIVLTKESKKLDMEMENLLLKKEKLQVEIKKLK, encoded by the exons ATGGCTGAAAATAAGAGAAACCGGAAACCGAACTTTACGGCTGCTGAATGCGCGGTAATCTTTGAAGAAGCggaacaaaacattgaaataatcaaaagtaAATTTACCTCCACACTAAcgaacaaaaacaagacaaaagtgTGGGAAGATATCACGGCAAAAGTAAATTCCTTGGGTGTCTGCTCACGAAGTGTTTTTGAAGTCAAGGAGAAATGGCGAGGGATGGTCGGTGCTGCCAAAAAAGAATTTGTTAAGTTCGGAGCTTCGCAAAGAAAAACCGGTGGAGGAGAGAAGCCTGCTTCCCCAAAAAGCTCCTCGAAAAAGATAATCGAACTTTTCGGAGAGGACCCCTCATTTTCTGGGATTCAGGGCGGTCTCGAATCAG TACCAGCAGTTCCAGTCAGTGTGCTGGACACCCCAAGTTTGTGGCTTACAGAACAAGAGATCAGTGGGGCTGAAGCAGGGGAGAGTGATGTGAGTGTACCTGCTGAGATAGCATTACCACCAACATGCCTGGCAGCCCAATTGCAAGTACCAATTATTGTTGATGGCAATTCTTACAAGCAGGCCCCTTCACTATCCAGCTCCCATCAGGACTGCCAACTTGGTTTGCCAAACAAGACTGCAGCAAGTAAAAAAAGGAAGAGGGAGTGCATGGAAGATAAGATCCATGAAATGCACTTGATTGTTCTCACCAAGGAAAGTAAGAAACTAGATATGGAAATGGAGAACTTacttttgaagaaagaaaagctGCAggtggaaattaaaaaattaaagtaa